In Isoptericola jiangsuensis, the following proteins share a genomic window:
- a CDS encoding ABC transporter permease — MTDTTAPAPSRTARPAARRGLRDRLRGRGKLIVGLVIVSSIVLFALLGPLLSQDPRNSDNPAMLPPQPGHWLGTTSLGYDVLAQLAEGARGSLLVGVVAGLLAIVLSLVFGVVAGYSRGWTDEGLSLITNVMLVIPGLPLMIVVSSYLSVRSLLVVALILGATAWPGAAVVLRLQSRSLRNRDYVSAARVAGEKTPRILMVEILPNLLPLLTAQFLFAVVLAILGEAGLSYLGLGPNGSITWGTMLNEAQGGGALTRGAWWWFVPPGLMIALLGCALSLINFSIDEIVNPKLRSAPAAARSVRKARAEGRDITVQDDDEADAPTADSPTVTVDGTADPDSEKERVQA; from the coding sequence GACCGCCTCCGCGGCCGCGGCAAGCTCATCGTCGGCCTGGTGATCGTCTCGTCGATCGTGCTGTTCGCGCTCCTCGGGCCGCTGCTCTCCCAGGACCCGCGCAACTCGGACAACCCCGCGATGCTGCCGCCGCAGCCCGGCCACTGGCTGGGCACGACGAGCCTCGGCTACGACGTCCTGGCGCAGCTCGCCGAGGGTGCCCGCGGCTCCCTCCTCGTGGGCGTCGTCGCGGGTCTCCTCGCGATCGTCCTGTCGCTGGTCTTCGGCGTCGTCGCCGGGTACAGCCGCGGCTGGACGGACGAGGGCCTGTCCCTCATCACGAACGTCATGCTGGTCATCCCGGGTCTGCCGCTGATGATCGTCGTGTCGAGCTACCTGTCGGTCCGCAGCCTGCTGGTCGTGGCCCTCATCCTGGGGGCGACCGCCTGGCCGGGCGCCGCCGTGGTCCTGCGCCTGCAGTCGCGGTCGCTGCGCAACCGCGACTACGTCTCCGCGGCGCGCGTGGCGGGGGAGAAGACCCCTCGCATCCTCATGGTGGAGATCCTGCCGAACCTCCTGCCGCTGCTCACCGCGCAGTTCCTGTTCGCGGTGGTCCTGGCGATCCTCGGCGAGGCCGGCCTGTCCTACCTGGGCCTCGGCCCGAACGGCTCGATCACGTGGGGCACGATGCTCAACGAGGCCCAGGGCGGCGGGGCGCTGACCCGCGGCGCCTGGTGGTGGTTCGTGCCGCCGGGCCTCATGATCGCGCTGCTCGGCTGCGCGCTGAGCCTCATCAACTTCTCGATCGACGAGATCGTCAACCCCAAGCTCCGGTCGGCCCCGGCGGCCGCGCGCAGCGTCCGCAAGGCGCGCGCCGAGGGCCGTGACATCACCGTGCAGGACGACGACGAGGCGGACGCCCCGACGGCGGACTCGCCCACGGTGACGGTCGACGGGACCGCCGACCCCGACAGCGAGAAGGAGAGGGTGCAGGCATGA